The following proteins come from a genomic window of Sphingobium cloacae:
- a CDS encoding pyruvate, water dikinase regulatory protein, with protein MTRIHLHLLSDSTGETLENIAKAAIGLFENVEAVRHFWPMVRSDVHLDRIMEDISANPGLVLFTLNNHQLRRRLETRCRALGLPHVAALDTVTDALSNILGQETRNRPGRKHILDEAYFARIEAIQFTIAHDDGVGHENWEEADIVLAGVSRASKTPTSIYLANRGYKTANIPLVPESPPPRSLFSLRHPMVVGLTVSPERLIQIRRNRLLSLNQAPETAYVDLEKVQDELSFARRMFADHGWPVIDMSRRSIEEAAAAIINLFNDRLLAEGGSEA; from the coding sequence ATGACGCGCATCCATCTGCACCTTTTGTCGGATTCCACCGGGGAAACGCTGGAAAACATCGCCAAGGCGGCGATCGGCCTGTTCGAGAATGTGGAGGCGGTCCGCCATTTCTGGCCCATGGTGCGGTCCGATGTCCATCTCGACCGGATCATGGAGGATATTTCCGCCAATCCCGGACTGGTGCTCTTCACCCTCAACAATCACCAGTTGCGGCGCAGGCTGGAAACGCGCTGCCGGGCGCTGGGCCTGCCCCATGTCGCGGCGCTCGATACGGTGACGGACGCGCTTTCCAACATATTGGGGCAGGAAACGCGCAACCGGCCGGGGCGCAAGCATATCCTCGACGAAGCCTATTTCGCGCGGATCGAGGCGATCCAGTTCACCATCGCCCATGACGATGGCGTCGGGCATGAAAATTGGGAGGAAGCCGATATCGTGCTGGCGGGCGTGTCGCGCGCGTCCAAGACGCCGACCTCCATCTACCTCGCCAATCGCGGCTACAAGACCGCGAATATCCCGCTGGTCCCGGAATCGCCGCCGCCGCGCAGCCTCTTTTCGCTGCGGCATCCGATGGTCGTGGGGCTGACCGTCAGCCCGGAACGGCTGATCCAGATCCGGCGCAACCGGCTGCTCTCGCTCAATCAGGCGCCCGAGACCGCCTATGTCGATCTGGAGAAGGTGCAGGACGAACTGTCGTTCGCGCGCCGCATGTTCGCCGACCATGGCTGGCCGGTGATCGACATGAGCCGCCGCTCCATCGAGGAAGCCGCCGCCGCCATCATCAACCTGTTCAACGACCGCCTTCTGGCCGAAGGAGGCAGCGAGGCATGA
- a CDS encoding PaaI family thioesterase, with the protein MPCWPVARRVTQPDPIPGASGEAAHFRALESLYRSAPINRMFRSVLRIPEAGRSIIDFDAEEGHFHAAGAVHGTLYFKMLDDAAFYAANSLVSDRFLLTTAFNLLFTRPIRPGRIRAEGRWISGKRRVYVAEASLVDSEGEEVGRGTGTFMRSQYSLSSLPGYGG; encoded by the coding sequence ATGCCCTGCTGGCCGGTGGCGAGGCGCGTGACGCAGCCTGATCCGATTCCCGGCGCCAGCGGCGAAGCCGCGCATTTCCGGGCGCTGGAGAGTCTTTATCGTTCCGCGCCGATCAACCGGATGTTCCGGTCGGTCCTGCGCATTCCGGAAGCGGGGCGCTCCATCATCGACTTTGACGCGGAGGAAGGGCATTTTCACGCGGCGGGCGCGGTCCATGGCACGCTCTATTTCAAGATGCTGGACGACGCGGCCTTTTATGCCGCGAACAGTCTGGTGAGCGACCGTTTCCTGCTGACAACCGCCTTCAATCTGCTGTTCACCCGCCCGATCCGCCCCGGCCGCATCCGGGCCGAGGGCCGCTGGATCAGCGGCAAGCGCCGCGTCTATGTCGCCGAAGCCAGTCTCGTCGATTCGGAAGGGGAGGAAGTGGGCCGGGGCACGGGCACCTTCATGCGGTCGCAATATTCGCTGTCCTCCCTGCCGGGCTATGGCGGCTGA
- a CDS encoding J domain-containing protein has product MGWLAMALIALAGWLIWTGRLQRMTVKDGMALGAALVGAVMAAKGKPVAALPMLVGSALYFLARSRKGKAWRKAATLPATDEQLARARALLGLPPEADARAVKAAHRRLIASVHPDRGGTEALAAEINAARDLLLRHLKGGDDPDRA; this is encoded by the coding sequence ATGGGCTGGCTGGCGATGGCGTTGATCGCCCTTGCGGGCTGGCTCATCTGGACCGGACGGTTGCAGCGGATGACGGTGAAGGACGGCATGGCCCTGGGTGCGGCGCTGGTCGGCGCGGTGATGGCCGCCAAGGGCAAGCCGGTCGCGGCCCTGCCCATGCTGGTGGGATCGGCGCTGTATTTCCTGGCCCGCAGCAGGAAGGGAAAAGCATGGAGAAAAGCGGCTACCCTTCCCGCCACCGATGAACAACTGGCCCGCGCCAGGGCCTTGCTGGGACTGCCGCCCGAAGCGGACGCGCGGGCGGTCAAGGCGGCGCACCGGCGCTTGATCGCATCGGTCCATCCGGATCGCGGGGGCACGGAAGCTCTGGCGGCGGAGATCAACGCGGCCCGCGACCTGTTGCTGCGGCATCTGAAGGGCGGGGACGATCCGGATCGGGCTTGA
- a CDS encoding division plane positioning ATPase MipZ produces the protein MANAQTHLIVFANEKGGTGKSTTAVHTAIALAALGHRVGIIDLDPRQRTVTRYMENRGETARRRGIDLPTPDYAVLKGDSIEALEEESAAVAQGKDFLIVDTPGRDDAFARHMAARANTLVTPMNDSFVDFDLIGQVDAETFKVRRLSFYSELIFEARKSRAKADGVSIDWVVLRNRVQHHDARNKKRVGDALMELSRRVGFRVIPGLSERVIFRELFPSGLTLLDKGHLGELGVSHIAARQELREMVSGLALPERADALSVDLIGAA, from the coding sequence ATGGCGAACGCCCAAACGCATCTCATCGTCTTCGCCAATGAAAAGGGCGGGACCGGCAAGTCGACCACGGCGGTCCACACCGCCATCGCGCTGGCCGCGCTGGGCCACAGGGTCGGCATCATCGACCTCGACCCGCGCCAGCGCACCGTCACGCGCTATATGGAGAATCGCGGCGAAACCGCCCGGAGGCGCGGGATCGACCTGCCGACGCCCGACTATGCGGTGCTGAAGGGCGACAGCATCGAGGCGCTGGAGGAGGAATCCGCCGCCGTCGCGCAGGGCAAGGATTTCCTGATCGTCGACACGCCCGGCCGCGACGATGCTTTTGCCCGGCACATGGCGGCGCGGGCCAACACGCTGGTCACGCCGATGAACGACAGCTTCGTCGATTTCGACCTGATCGGACAGGTGGACGCGGAAACCTTCAAGGTCCGCCGCCTGTCCTTCTATTCCGAACTGATCTTCGAGGCGCGCAAGTCCCGCGCCAAGGCGGACGGCGTGTCGATCGACTGGGTGGTGCTGCGCAACCGCGTCCAGCATCATGACGCCCGCAACAAGAAGCGGGTGGGCGACGCGCTGATGGAATTGTCCCGCCGCGTCGGATTCCGCGTGATACCGGGATTGTCGGAACGCGTGATTTTCCGCGAACTCTTCCCTTCCGGGCTTACGCTGCTCGACAAGGGACATCTGGGTGAACTGGGCGTCAGCCATATCGCGGCGCGTCAGGAATTGCGGGAGATGGTGTCGGGCCTTGCCCTTCCAGAACGGGCGGACGCCTTGTCGGTGGATCTGATCGGCGCGGCCTGA
- a CDS encoding CopD family protein, which translates to MAYLGAAYLWVKAAHLIFVIFLMAGLFMMPRFFIYHQQCAPGSEEDAQWIERERRLLRIILNPSLILVWIFGLMLMVEIGAWHFGWFHLKLLFVLGLSGYHGWLANYWKKLARGLRPMTDKQLRLLNEIPGIAAAVIVIAVIVKPF; encoded by the coding sequence ATGGCCTATCTTGGCGCCGCCTATCTATGGGTGAAGGCCGCCCATCTCATCTTCGTCATCTTCCTGATGGCGGGGCTGTTCATGATGCCGCGCTTCTTCATCTATCACCAGCAATGCGCGCCGGGGTCGGAGGAAGACGCCCAATGGATCGAACGGGAACGGCGGCTGCTCAGGATCATCCTCAATCCCTCGCTGATCCTCGTCTGGATCTTCGGCCTGATGCTGATGGTGGAGATCGGCGCCTGGCATTTCGGCTGGTTCCACCTGAAGCTGCTCTTCGTGCTGGGCCTGTCGGGCTATCATGGCTGGCTTGCCAATTACTGGAAGAAGCTGGCGCGGGGGTTGCGGCCGATGACCGACAAACAGCTTCGCCTGCTCAACGAAATCCCCGGCATAGCCGCCGCGGTGATCGTGATCGCGGTGATCGTGAAGCCCTTTTAG
- the coaE gene encoding dephospho-CoA kinase (Dephospho-CoA kinase (CoaE) performs the final step in coenzyme A biosynthesis.) — protein sequence MKVYGLTGSIGMGKSAVAAMLRRQGVPVFDADAEVHLLQGPGGKLLPAIEARFPGTTGPGGVDRAKLGAAVFGHPHELKALEAIVHPAVQSERVRFLRENRARAFVVLDIPLLFEKHWDRKLHGVIVVTAPAWKQRKRVLARPGMTMAKYRRIVHLQTPDAEKRRRADYIIHTGTTFADTRAQVRLLVACLGAKTGR from the coding sequence ATGAAGGTCTACGGCCTCACCGGCTCCATCGGCATGGGCAAGTCCGCCGTCGCCGCGATGCTGAGGCGGCAGGGCGTGCCGGTTTTCGACGCCGATGCGGAGGTCCACCTGTTGCAGGGCCCGGGCGGCAAGCTGCTGCCCGCGATCGAGGCGCGCTTTCCCGGAACCACCGGCCCGGGCGGCGTGGATCGGGCGAAGCTGGGCGCGGCGGTCTTCGGCCACCCGCATGAGTTGAAGGCGCTGGAAGCCATCGTCCATCCGGCGGTGCAGTCGGAACGAGTGCGCTTCCTGCGCGAAAACCGGGCCCGCGCCTTCGTCGTGCTGGATATTCCATTGCTGTTCGAGAAGCATTGGGACCGCAAACTGCACGGCGTGATCGTGGTCACCGCCCCGGCCTGGAAACAGCGCAAAAGGGTGTTGGCGCGGCCCGGCATGACGATGGCGAAATACCGGCGGATTGTCCATCTGCAAACTCCCGATGCTGAAAAACGGCGGCGGGCGGACTATATCATCCATACGGGCACCACTTTCGCCGATACGCGTGCGCAGGTCAGACTTCTGGTCGCTTGCCTTGGCGCGAAGACAGGCCGATAG
- a CDS encoding Maf family protein, protein MIVLASQSASRRALLAAAQVPFEALSPGVDEEAAKEALRADGLDARGLADALAELKALRVSRRVPGALVLGCDQTLSLDDGSMIDKAVDRADAERILRLLSGRVHHLHSAAVIVLNGEPIWRHVERVRMTVRSLSDAFIQSYLDADWEECRWCVGCYRIEGPGAQLFAKVEGSQFAIQGLPLLPLLDFLRVRGVLAA, encoded by the coding sequence ATGATCGTGCTCGCCTCCCAGAGCGCCAGCCGAAGGGCGCTGCTGGCCGCCGCGCAGGTTCCGTTCGAAGCCCTTTCGCCGGGCGTGGACGAAGAGGCGGCGAAGGAAGCCCTGCGCGCCGACGGCCTGGATGCACGGGGGCTGGCCGATGCGCTGGCGGAACTGAAGGCGTTGCGCGTGTCGCGGCGGGTGCCGGGCGCGCTGGTGCTGGGATGCGACCAGACCTTGAGCCTCGACGATGGAAGCATGATCGACAAGGCGGTCGACCGGGCCGATGCGGAGCGCATCCTGCGCCTGCTGTCGGGCCGGGTTCATCATCTCCACAGCGCGGCGGTGATCGTGCTGAACGGCGAACCGATCTGGCGGCATGTCGAACGGGTGCGGATGACGGTGCGGTCCTTGTCCGACGCCTTTATCCAGTCCTATCTCGACGCGGATTGGGAAGAATGCCGCTGGTGCGTCGGCTGCTATCGGATTGAGGGACCGGGCGCGCAGCTCTTTGCGAAGGTGGAAGGCAGCCAGTTCGCGATTCAGGGGCTTCCCCTGTTGCCTTTGCTTGACTTTCTGCGCGTGCGCGGCGTTCTGGCGGCATGA
- the panC gene encoding pantoate--beta-alanine ligase, with the protein MQTLRDLPALRAAINALRSDGKPLALVPTMGALHDGHMALVEEARRLAKHVVVSIFVNPRQFGPNEDLDAYPRREASDAHLLQEADVDILWAPGVDVMYPAGFSTNVALTGVTGGLDGAARPGHFDGVATVVAKLFNQVRPDVALFGEKDYQQLAVIRQMVADLDMPIEIVGLPTQRAEDGLALSSRNAYLTEEERKQALALPRALGEAKRQMEKGATVESALAKAIAMLASHGFDPIDYVTLCDAVTLEPMTVLDRPARLLGAAKMGRTRLIDNIAVDPEQDPRA; encoded by the coding sequence GTGCAAACCCTGCGTGACCTCCCCGCCCTTCGCGCTGCGATAAACGCGCTGCGGAGCGATGGAAAACCCCTGGCGCTGGTGCCGACCATGGGCGCGCTGCATGACGGGCACATGGCGCTGGTGGAGGAAGCCCGGCGGCTGGCGAAGCATGTCGTCGTGTCGATCTTCGTCAATCCCAGGCAGTTCGGCCCCAACGAGGATCTGGACGCCTATCCCCGCCGGGAAGCGAGCGACGCCCATCTGTTGCAGGAAGCGGACGTGGACATTCTCTGGGCGCCCGGCGTCGATGTCATGTATCCGGCGGGCTTTTCGACCAATGTCGCGCTCACCGGCGTGACCGGGGGGCTGGACGGCGCGGCCCGCCCCGGCCATTTCGACGGCGTGGCGACGGTCGTCGCCAAGCTCTTCAACCAGGTCCGCCCCGATGTCGCGCTGTTCGGGGAAAAGGACTATCAGCAGCTTGCCGTCATCCGGCAGATGGTGGCCGATCTGGACATGCCGATCGAGATTGTCGGCCTGCCGACCCAACGGGCGGAGGACGGGCTCGCCCTTTCCTCCCGCAACGCCTATCTGACCGAGGAAGAGCGCAAGCAGGCGCTGGCCCTTCCCCGCGCATTGGGAGAGGCGAAACGGCAGATGGAGAAGGGCGCGACCGTGGAATCGGCGCTGGCCAAGGCGATCGCCATGTTGGCGAGCCATGGATTCGATCCGATCGACTATGTGACGCTATGCGATGCGGTGACGCTGGAGCCGATGACGGTGCTGGACCGGCCCGCCCGGCTGCTGGGGGCGGCGAAAATGGGCCGGACGCGCCTGATCGACAATATCGCGGTCGATCCGGAGCAGGATCCGCGCGCTTGA
- the hpf gene encoding ribosome hibernation-promoting factor, HPF/YfiA family has product MDIRVSGHQVDTGDALKQHVATRLEAMAEKYFSRTLSAHVTFRPAPHGAFHCDIVCHVMTGLILKGAGEAQEAHPAFDQAAERIEKQLRRYLRRLKDRSAQFAAAEAERSNGFDALDGAGYTIFASSQDDEEEPAEAPLIVAETRVDIPEASVSDAVMMLDLRNTNALLFLNAGTSAYNMVYRRQDGTIGWVEPRA; this is encoded by the coding sequence ATGGACATTCGGGTTTCCGGGCATCAGGTCGACACGGGCGACGCGCTCAAGCAGCATGTCGCGACCCGGCTGGAGGCGATGGCCGAGAAATATTTCTCCCGCACTCTTTCGGCGCACGTGACGTTTCGTCCCGCGCCGCACGGCGCCTTCCACTGCGATATCGTCTGCCATGTCATGACCGGCCTGATCCTGAAGGGCGCGGGCGAGGCGCAGGAAGCGCATCCCGCCTTCGATCAGGCGGCGGAACGGATTGAAAAGCAATTGCGCCGCTATCTGCGCCGCCTGAAGGACCGGTCCGCCCAGTTCGCCGCCGCCGAAGCGGAACGGAGCAACGGTTTCGACGCTCTGGACGGCGCGGGCTACACCATCTTCGCTTCGTCCCAGGACGATGAAGAGGAACCGGCCGAAGCGCCGCTGATCGTGGCGGAGACGCGCGTCGACATCCCCGAAGCCAGCGTATCGGATGCGGTGATGATGCTGGACCTTCGCAACACCAACGCGCTGCTGTTTCTCAATGCGGGGACATCGGCCTATAACATGGTCTATCGCCGTCAGGACGGCACGATCGGATGGGTCGAGCCGCGCGCCTGA
- the aroE gene encoding shikimate dehydrogenase yields MTDKLPYAEVIGDPIAHSKSPLIHNFWLQSLGIEAEYRKTHVKPEGLAAYFLERRADPDWLGCNVTIPHKIAVMDYTDDPGGVRERIGAMNTIACETGGPLVGTNTDAGGFLQPLLRDRWKGRSATLIGAGGAARAILFALASLGVEEISIMVRDPAKGQGLLDRAGIEGRVIGMDDPLPAADLLVNTSPLGMVGQPPLELDLAPLPDGATVYDIVYAPLETGLLKAARARGLGTLDGLEMLIGQAALAFDIFFDAEAPRERDGELRALLLAAD; encoded by the coding sequence ATGACCGACAAGCTCCCCTATGCAGAAGTGATCGGCGATCCGATCGCGCACAGCAAATCGCCGCTCATCCATAATTTCTGGCTGCAATCGCTGGGGATCGAGGCGGAATATCGCAAGACGCATGTGAAGCCGGAGGGGCTGGCCGCCTATTTCCTCGAACGGCGCGCCGATCCCGACTGGCTGGGCTGCAACGTCACCATCCCGCACAAGATCGCGGTGATGGATTATACCGACGATCCGGGCGGCGTGCGCGAAAGGATCGGGGCGATGAACACCATCGCCTGCGAGACGGGCGGGCCGCTGGTCGGTACGAACACCGATGCGGGCGGTTTCCTCCAGCCGTTGCTGCGCGACAGGTGGAAGGGCAGGAGCGCGACTCTGATTGGCGCGGGCGGTGCGGCGCGGGCGATCCTGTTCGCGCTCGCCAGTCTGGGCGTGGAGGAGATCAGCATCATGGTCCGCGATCCGGCCAAGGGGCAGGGATTGCTCGACCGCGCCGGGATCGAGGGCCGGGTGATCGGCATGGACGATCCGCTTCCCGCCGCTGATCTGCTGGTGAATACCAGTCCGCTCGGCATGGTGGGGCAACCGCCGCTGGAACTGGACCTGGCGCCCCTGCCGGATGGCGCGACGGTCTACGACATCGTCTATGCGCCGCTTGAGACGGGTTTGCTGAAGGCGGCGCGGGCGCGGGGTCTCGGCACTCTGGACGGGCTGGAGATGCTGATCGGGCAGGCGGCGCTGGCTTTCGACATCTTCTTCGATGCGGAAGCGCCGCGCGAGAGGGACGGGGAACTGCGCGCCCTGCTGCTTGCGGCGGATTGA
- the dnaQ gene encoding DNA polymerase III subunit epsilon — MREIIFDTETTGFDPASGDRLVEIGCIELLNRVPTGRTFHAYYNPQRAMPAAAEAVHGLSDMFLSDKPLFASGVEELLAFLEDSHLVAHNARFDFGFLNHELRLCGRAEVSMDRMIDTVAIARQLHPGAKHSLDALCTRYGIDRSHRVKHGALLDAELLAQLYIELTGGRQIGLGLAQEEAKDIIRVELAENAAVRPVRPARVFQASAEELERHAAFIATLDKPLWLDEAEAA; from the coding sequence ATGCGCGAGATCATTTTCGATACCGAAACGACAGGGTTCGACCCGGCCTCCGGCGATCGGCTGGTCGAAATCGGGTGCATCGAACTCCTGAACCGGGTGCCCACCGGGCGCACCTTCCACGCTTATTACAATCCGCAGCGCGCCATGCCCGCCGCCGCCGAAGCGGTGCACGGCCTTTCCGACATGTTCCTGTCGGACAAGCCGCTTTTCGCGAGCGGGGTCGAGGAACTGCTCGCCTTTCTGGAGGACAGCCATCTGGTCGCGCACAATGCGCGGTTCGACTTCGGTTTCCTCAATCACGAACTGCGCCTGTGCGGGCGCGCGGAAGTGTCGATGGACCGGATGATCGACACCGTGGCCATCGCCCGCCAGCTTCACCCCGGCGCGAAGCACAGCCTGGACGCGCTCTGCACCCGCTACGGCATCGATCGCAGCCATCGCGTCAAGCATGGCGCGCTGCTCGACGCCGAGCTTCTGGCCCAGCTTTACATCGAACTGACCGGCGGCCGTCAGATTGGCCTTGGTCTTGCACAGGAGGAAGCGAAAGACATCATTCGGGTGGAACTGGCGGAAAACGCCGCCGTTCGACCCGTAAGACCCGCGCGCGTCTTTCAGGCGAGCGCGGAGGAGCTGGAACGGCATGCCGCGTTCATCGCGACGCTGGACAAGCCGCTCTGGCTCGATGAGGCGGAGGCGGCCTGA
- a CDS encoding DUF1491 family protein produces the protein MAADRLTSALLIGVLVRRAAAAGGFATVLVKGDENSGVILVQTLERGQETGLFERIPDYEGGYRLAPCGPALDAGPLALAQYIERRRRADPDLWIIELDIAEAERFAAETICS, from the coding sequence ATGGCGGCTGACCGGCTGACCAGCGCGCTGCTGATCGGCGTGCTGGTGCGGCGGGCCGCCGCGGCGGGCGGCTTCGCCACGGTGCTGGTGAAGGGCGACGAAAACAGCGGCGTCATACTGGTCCAGACGCTGGAAAGGGGACAGGAAACCGGCCTGTTCGAGCGGATTCCCGACTATGAAGGCGGCTATCGGCTCGCCCCCTGTGGTCCCGCCCTCGACGCGGGGCCGCTGGCGCTCGCACAATATATTGAGCGCCGACGCCGGGCGGACCCCGACCTGTGGATAATCGAACTTGATATCGCGGAAGCGGAACGATTCGCCGCTGAAACGATCTGTTCATGA
- the hemE gene encoding uroporphyrinogen decarboxylase, with protein sequence MSGSDVVPKPLLAVLQGERRAVPPMWLMRQAGRYLPEYRELRARKGGFLELVYDSAAAAEVTLQPLRRFGFDGAILFSDILIVPYAMGQDLWFEAGEGPRLAPILGETALSALKPDWSRFDAVYETVRQVKAALDPDVTFLGFAGSPWTIATYMVAGQGSRDQGAARRLAYGDPARFGAIIDAIVEATVVYLDGQVRAGVEAVQLFDSWAGSLAPLQFERWVIEPNARIVEKLKALHPTIPVIGFPKGAGAKLADYARGTGVDAVGVDETVDPHWADRALPEGLPVQGNLDPLALIAGGEAVERAVDNIRAAFANRPHIMNLGHGILPDTPIDHVEALLSYVRANGSQRRETA encoded by the coding sequence ATGTCCGGTTCCGATGTCGTGCCCAAGCCCTTGCTGGCTGTCCTCCAAGGCGAGCGGCGGGCAGTGCCGCCCATGTGGCTCATGCGCCAGGCAGGCCGTTACCTGCCCGAATATCGCGAACTGCGCGCGCGAAAGGGCGGATTCCTCGAACTGGTCTATGACAGCGCGGCGGCGGCGGAAGTCACCCTTCAGCCGCTGCGCCGTTTCGGTTTCGACGGGGCGATCCTGTTTTCCGACATATTGATCGTGCCCTATGCCATGGGGCAGGACCTCTGGTTCGAGGCGGGCGAGGGACCACGCCTTGCCCCGATCCTCGGCGAGACGGCGCTGTCGGCGCTGAAACCCGACTGGAGCCGGTTCGACGCGGTCTATGAAACGGTGCGGCAGGTGAAGGCCGCGCTCGACCCCGATGTCACCTTCCTGGGCTTCGCGGGCAGTCCCTGGACCATCGCGACCTATATGGTGGCGGGGCAGGGCAGCAGGGATCAGGGCGCGGCCCGCCGCCTCGCCTATGGCGATCCCGCGCGGTTCGGCGCGATCATCGACGCCATCGTGGAGGCGACGGTCGTCTATCTGGACGGGCAGGTCCGCGCCGGGGTGGAAGCGGTGCAGCTTTTCGACAGCTGGGCGGGCAGCCTCGCCCCGCTTCAGTTCGAACGGTGGGTGATCGAGCCCAATGCGCGGATCGTGGAGAAGTTGAAGGCGCTGCACCCGACCATTCCGGTGATCGGATTCCCCAAGGGCGCGGGCGCGAAGCTGGCCGATTATGCGCGCGGCACGGGCGTCGATGCGGTCGGCGTCGATGAAACCGTCGATCCGCACTGGGCCGACCGCGCCCTGCCGGAAGGGTTGCCCGTGCAGGGCAATCTCGACCCGCTCGCCCTCATCGCCGGCGGCGAGGCGGTGGAGCGGGCCGTGGACAATATCCGCGCCGCCTTCGCGAACCGTCCCCATATCATGAATCTGGGCCATGGCATTTTGCCCGATACCCCCATTGATCATGTCGAAGCATTGCTTAGCTATGTGCGAGCGAATGGTTCGCAGCGGAGGGAGACTGCCTGA
- a CDS encoding PTS sugar transporter subunit IIA — translation MVHFNDILSPKALATGLTANGKKQLFQKIAALAADAYGLNAEHVAEALFEREKLGSTGFGGGVAIPHAKIAELQKMCGVVVLVDPAVPFEAVDDAPVDIVFALLSPVDSGAEHLKTLARVSRYLRDDDQVARLRGAKSAEALHALLAGGEARDAA, via the coding sequence ATGGTTCATTTCAACGACATCCTTTCGCCCAAGGCGCTCGCAACGGGTCTGACGGCGAACGGCAAGAAACAGTTATTCCAGAAGATCGCGGCCCTGGCGGCGGACGCCTATGGGCTGAATGCGGAGCATGTGGCCGAAGCCCTGTTCGAGCGGGAGAAGCTGGGGTCCACCGGTTTTGGCGGCGGCGTCGCCATCCCCCATGCGAAGATCGCCGAATTGCAGAAGATGTGCGGCGTGGTCGTGCTGGTCGATCCGGCGGTGCCGTTCGAGGCGGTGGACGACGCGCCGGTGGATATCGTCTTCGCCCTGCTGTCGCCGGTCGACAGCGGCGCGGAGCATCTGAAGACGCTGGCGCGGGTGTCGCGCTATCTGCGGGACGATGACCAGGTGGCCCGTCTGCGCGGCGCCAAATCGGCCGAGGCGCTCCATGCCCTGCTGGCCGGTGGCGAGGCGCGTGACGCAGCCTGA
- a CDS encoding MmcB family DNA repair protein gives MNDMAAAQGCSPLTDGTALAVARGTLRLFFRHDMSGLLEVPLPNGRRADIMALDGAGRITIVEIKCSRADLMGDMKWPDYFDYCDRFYWAVPSGFDLSLFDGELLWPDRTGLIVADQYDAELLRPAPTEALAAARRKAETLRFARRAARRLTALTDPDHAAEIGW, from the coding sequence ATGAACGATATGGCCGCCGCCCAAGGCTGCTCCCCCCTGACCGATGGCACGGCGCTGGCCGTGGCTCGCGGGACGCTGCGCCTTTTCTTCCGTCACGACATGAGCGGCCTATTGGAAGTGCCGCTCCCCAACGGCCGTCGGGCGGACATCATGGCGCTGGACGGCGCGGGGCGGATCACCATCGTGGAGATCAAGTGCAGCCGCGCCGACCTGATGGGCGACATGAAATGGCCGGACTATTTCGATTATTGCGACCGCTTCTATTGGGCGGTGCCGTCGGGTTTCGACCTGTCGCTGTTCGACGGCGAACTGCTATGGCCGGATCGGACGGGCCTGATCGTCGCCGATCAATATGACGCCGAACTGCTCCGTCCCGCCCCGACCGAGGCGCTGGCGGCGGCGCGGCGCAAGGCGGAGACATTGCGTTTCGCCCGGCGCGCGGCGCGGCGGCTGACCGCGCTGACCGATCCCGACCATGCGGCGGAAATCGGCTGGTAA
- a CDS encoding cell wall hydrolase yields the protein MSFRLKAAIVAAFALSTAAAVTASDMSSASEAISSNGTLPTDIAPHGAPAAGQKPAVIFAAPREVAQPLASDETLSSSDGSVQADSLAALVDAHGAPEELDGDMKCLAGAVYFESKGESLEGQLAVARVIINRAKSGRFADSLCGVVYQPSQFSFVRGQSMPSIRMNGNSWRQAVAIAQIAMADSWDSKAEGALFFHARRVSPNWGKTKLAAIDNHIFYR from the coding sequence ATGAGTTTTCGTCTGAAGGCCGCGATCGTTGCGGCATTTGCGCTGTCCACCGCCGCGGCGGTCACGGCGTCGGATATGTCCTCCGCCAGTGAGGCGATATCCTCCAACGGGACTCTTCCCACCGATATCGCGCCCCATGGAGCGCCCGCGGCCGGTCAAAAGCCCGCCGTCATCTTTGCCGCGCCGCGCGAAGTCGCGCAGCCGCTGGCTTCTGATGAAACTCTCTCTTCCTCCGATGGTTCCGTGCAGGCCGACAGCCTGGCCGCTCTGGTCGATGCGCATGGCGCTCCCGAAGAGCTGGACGGCGACATGAAGTGCCTCGCGGGCGCCGTCTATTTCGAATCCAAGGGCGAAAGCCTGGAAGGCCAGCTCGCGGTCGCGCGGGTCATCATCAACCGCGCCAAATCCGGCCGCTTCGCCGACAGCCTGTGCGGCGTCGTCTATCAGCCCAGCCAGTTCAGCTTCGTGCGCGGCCAGTCCATGCCGTCGATCCGCATGAATGGCAACAGCTGGCGTCAGGCTGTCGCCATCGCCCAGATCGCCATGGCGGACAGCTGGGACAGCAAGGCGGAAGGGGCGCTGTTCTTCCACGCCCGCCGCGTTTCGCCCAATTGGGGCAAGACGAAGCTGGCGGCGATCGACAATCATATCTTCTATCGCTGA